In Plodia interpunctella isolate USDA-ARS_2022_Savannah chromosome 19, ilPloInte3.2, whole genome shotgun sequence, a genomic segment contains:
- the LOC128678095 gene encoding UDP-glycosyltransferase UGT5-like yields MLKIQLLLIILACAHLGESYKILAMFPFPSKSHHHLSQGVVRALLKAGHEVTQVTPYPDKDLPSNLKQVHISALGMEDFTDRFNVTAVLNGEDPTSFSTLPKFIEVINRGVLTDQSVQKLLSDTTITFDVVISEWAFTDSYSGLGAIFNCPFIWFSTVEPHSMILGLIDESLNPSYVPNIRSSITPPFGFITRVKELLLQLTFTAFDLFYLTNYQTKVFDEVLVPHIVSRGRPVIPFSAVRYNASLILGNSDASLGLPVRLPQAYKTVGGYHIDPVVKPLPDDLKKLLDNAKNGLVYFSMGSILQSSELPEQLKKDFLDVLGSLNQTVLWKFEEVLPNLSPNVHIVKWAPQQSILAHPNCILFITHGGLLSTTEAVHFGKPIIGIPVFGDQFSNVDRAVRKGFALRVNLAYDMKDKLKVAIDEFLQSKRYTEKAKELSLIYHDRPVPPSKELVHWVEHVVKTRGAPHLRSPALDVPVYQKFYLDLVALILTVLYVLKKIFVKICCSKKIIDEKKKKN; encoded by the exons ATGCTGAAAATCCAACTTCTCCTGATTATCCTGGCCTGTGCCCACCTGGGTGAGAGCTACAAGATCCTGGCCATGTTCCCGTTCCCCAGCAAGAGTCACCACCACCTCAGTCAGGGGGTCGTGAGGGCGCTCTTAAAGGCTGGTCATGAG GTAACACAAGTCACTCCCTATCCAGATAAAGACCTACCATCTAATCTAAAACAAGTGCACATCAGCGCATTGGGTATGGAAGATTTCA CGGACAGGTTTAACGTGACAGCGGTGCTTAATGGGGAAGACCCAACGAGTTTCTCTACACTACCAAAATTTATAGAGGTTATAAACAGAGGAGTGTTGACAGATCAGTCCGTCCAAAAGCTGCTAAGCGACACGACAATAACTTTCGACGTTGTCATTAGTGAATGGGCGTTCACCGACAGTTATAGTGG ATTAGGAGCTATCTTTAACTGCCCTTTTATCTGGTTCTCAACCGTTGAGCCTCATTCGATGATCTTGGGTCTGATCGACGAATCTTTGAATCCATCCTATGTACCTAACATCCGTTCCAGCATCACTCCGCCTTTTGGCTTCATAACCAGAGTAAAAGAATTACTTCTTCAGTTAACATTCACTGCTTTTGACCTTTT CTATTTAACAAACTATCAAACTAAGGTGTTTGATGAAGTACTGGTCCCTCACATTGTCAGCAGAGGAAGACCAGTGATTCCCTTCAGCGCAGTCAGATACAACGCTTCATTAATCCTGGGTAATTCTGATGCTTCTCTTGGACTGCCGGTGAGGTTGCCACAGGCTTATAAAACCGTTGGTGGATACCACATCGACCCTGTCGTAAAACCTTTACCTGAC gATCTCAAGAAATTACTGGACAATGCTAAGAATGGTCTGGTCTACTTCAGCATGGGCTCAATTCTGCAGAGCAGTGAACTTCCAGAACAACTGAAGAAGGACTTTTTAGACGTTTTGGGGAGCCTGAATCAAACTGTCTTGTGGAAGTTTGAAGAGGTTCTGCCAAATTTGTCACCAAACGTGCATATAGTTAAATGGGCACCCCAGCAGAGTATTTTAG CTCATCCCAACTGCATCCTGTTCATCACACATGGTGGTCTCTTATCGACCACTGAGGCTGTACACTTCGGCAAACCAATCATCGGGATCCCAGTGTTCGGAGACCAGTTCAGCAACGTCGACAGAGCTGTCAGGAAGGGCTTCGCTTTGAGAGTGAATCTGGCTTACGATATGAAGGACAAATTAAAAGTTGCCATCGATGAATTTCTACAAAGTAAACG atACACCGAGAAAGCGAAAGAGTTATCACTGATCTACCACGACAGACCGGTGCCCCCAAGCAAGGAGCTGGTCCACTGGGTGGAGCACGTGGTCAAGACACGAGGAGCTCCGCACCTTCGCTCTCCAGCACTCGATGTGCCTGTCTACCAGAAGTTTTATTTAGATCTCGTTGCACTAATTTTGACAGTATTGTACGTGCTGAAGaagatttttgtgaaaatttgctGTTCGAAGAAGATAATCGAtgagaaaaagaagaagaattaa